The sequence CCAGCAGCTGGTCACCCTGACAAAGTGGAGTGAGCTCCGGGAAGCACCAGAGTTCTTTGGATGTGATTGGGTGATGCTCAGCTTACGGCTCCCCCATTCCTATCCGCACCCCACAAAGAACCAGGGACACTAGAGCCCTGAAATGGGCCCTGAATGACACCAGAATTCAATACAGGTCAGATCCCAAGGCCAAATCTCCATCTGGTCACATTGAGGGGGATGCTGGCCAGGAATCTCAGCGGTTGCAGGCTCACAGCCACCACTGAGGAAAACGGGCCAgtgttcctgtgctgctgacCACAGCCACAggctggctgcccagaggcAGGCAGGAGCTGTTACTTCTTGTTCCTATCACCCCATGCCAGGCAGCCACAACCCCAACAACACCTCTCTCATTTAGCAGTACAGACTTATCCCACCACAGCAGCTCAGCGAGCCTAAGAGAAAAAATTCAGGCTGACAATGAGGTATCGGGGCAGGACAAAGAGATAAAGTTCAACCTGATGATAGccatataataaaaaatgataacAGAGCTGGTGACAATGGCACAAGCAGCTCCAGATAGCCtggcagagagaagcagagccTGGTGACATGCCAGACCATCCATACAAAAATGTCAGGTCATTGTAATGGAACACTGGTGAGGTGCAGAGTTGCATGGTGCTCAATTAGATAATTGCTGGTAACCCCCCAAAAAATTATCTTTGGAAGCAGATGTGAGATGCAATTTGTataaaaagacaggaaaaaagaagaagattgCTATTGTAAAGAAACAGGCAGTAAGAGGTATTGGGTACACTTTATTTGATCAGCTGTTTTCTTAGGATAAGTGGCTAACAAAATGTTAGGGCAAGCAATGAGTGTATGTGATGGCTTAAAGATGTGGAAGATCAGATGGTCTGGGGACATctgaacatttcagaaatgggaTGACCAGCAAGTGAGCTACACAAAAAGCCACAATCATACAGCAACACATCAATGAAAAACAGGACAATCATTTGTACTTTGGGTTTATTACCAAATCTAGGAGAAAAATTAGTCCTTTCATTCAATGCTAAGCACCTTTGTTTATACTTCAGCTGCATCACTACGAGTTTTCAGGGGTTGCTCACTCAAACCATTCAGCTGAGGGTCTGAGAGTGGGTGAAAATAGACTGAATATTAGGAAGATCTACAGACCAACGCCAGCTCCATGAGAGAACAGCGAGAGAGCCAGACACAGCCCTTCCATCTGAGATGGAGACCCTGTGGAGTGCAAAGATCATGTTGAGTATGCTGACTACCTATTAGGAACTACATCACAAGGATGTAAGCCAGGTCACCATCCCACAGAGATCAAAGTCTCATAGCTTGGAGCTCTGTAAGGGCAGGTGAAGTTTAGGGCAGTGCTTCTTGGCTCGGGTCAGCAGCTGTCCGCTTGCCCAAAAGAACACCTCTTCTTCCCTCCCAGATATGTCAGCTGGGTCTTTACCCTCCCTGCCATCTTCACTGGGGCTATGGAACATCAGTCACGGTATAGGCAACAGGCTGACATTCAGACAGTAACCGTGCAGCCTCATCCCATCAATTCACCAGTGTCTCCAGTGATGGAGGAGCCAGCAGCACCATTTCCTCACTGCAAAACATCATCACTCTCCACTGAACTTGCCATGAGATCAGATCAGCCCTGAAAGAATGGAGATGGGTCAACTGAAGGAGCTGTTTGCATGAGAAAGGGAAGGTGTGAGGCAAACAGGACTGAACACCATCGAGATAAAGCTGTATGTTTCAGTTGCTGTGGGAATATGTGAACTAAAATGGGAACTGAATGGTACAAAGAAATGCTGATTGACAGTGCTGCAGTTGTGGCTGAATGGTATCTGCATGTTGTCACCTACTCTAACGACTGCCTGACTCACCCATCAGAGGCAGGCATCCAGCAGCCTAGCAATTAGCCATACTCCTTGATAAAGTCAAGGGGAGAGTTAAAACCAGCATAGTACAGAATAAAATGACCCCCAAGGAGCCTGAATCAAGTCTCGCTTTAGAAACGGCCCATAAAACAACGTGTAGAAATGAACCTctctgctcagccccacacaAAGGAATTAGCATCCTGGACCTCCTGCTTGGCTCAGTCAAGGACCATAAATCCCACCAGCCTTCCTGCAGGGATCTGCTCAGCAGGTCGTGGGCTCCCCTGGGCTCCCTTGCACATTTCAGAACTGGTGACCAAGCCGGGATCTATTCTTGACAGTAGGAACAATGTGAACAATTGCATCTGCTATATTTAGAGCGAGTAGTCAATAACACATGCGTACAAACGGTTACCAGCATTCTCATTTGATACATAAATAGTTCGCTTTTcgaaagaaattgttttaaaaaattacctTTCCCGTCATCCTTGGCCTATAACTAACTGATGAGCATGGGAgcttatttcaaatgaaaaatgaaattatctaTTTTCTCTAAGCCAATCCAGGAAGGTTAACTCATGATTGTGGCTGGCATTATTAGTGCTACAATCGTGTATATTGACAGAGCAGTTTAAACAcggcagcagcagcttgctgaaGCACACTCGGAGGCCTGCTGGTGCAGAGCGACAGCACTGCCCATCTCCCAGCTTCCAAGGCAGGGTGTTCTCTCCATCACCTCTTTCACTCATAGGCCAGGCTCTGGAACCCCATCTCTCTCCCTCGCAGCTTCATGGAGGTCTCAGCTGTGGCACtggatttctgtttctgttcctcCTGATTTCTCCAGTTCCAAGCCTGggaagccttctcttctccaggccgaacacccccaactctctcagcctgccttcacaggagaggtgctccagccctctgagcatctttgttgccctcctctcCAACTCCTTGCATGAAGATCGCCAGGGAAAGGATGGCTGCATGCAGGCCAGGGATGCCATGGGTCGCACTGTTGGGCAGGAGCCGTCCCCAGGCACAGTGTGGGGCGGTCAGTCAGGGAGTGCAGGGGCACTGCCTTGGGAGCACAGAACAGGACCCCAGCGCAAGCACAAGCTCAGGCCGCGCAGCACAGGCCTAGCCCAGCTGGTGAAGgcctcagcagcagtgcagtcCCATCTCCGAGCCCCAGGCCCGAAGCCTGACTCCAGGTCCAGCCCCAAGACCTCCCTCAGGACCCAGGCCCAGGTCAGGCCGCGGCGCAGGCCTCCGACCCACGCTTTGGCCCAGGGCCGATGCTTCGGTCCCTGCCCGAGGCTCAGCCCCACGGCCCGGCCCAGGCCATGTACAGAAGCAGGCCCCACGTCCTAGGCCCGAGGTTCCAGGTCCTAGACCCAGGCCCAGTCCAAAGCGCAAGCCGCGGATCCGGCCGCAGCGGAGGCCCAGCCCAAGACGCTGCCGGGGCGGTGCAGAGCGGCCGAGCTCCTCCCCGTTCCGTCACTGCTCAGCGCCGCGGCCGCGGGCCGGGGTCCGCCATGGCCTCGGGGGTCTCAGCCGCCCGTGCCGCCGAGGAGCAGCCGCCGCCCGAGCCGCCCGCCGACCAGAAGCCGCCGCCCGTACCGCCGGCACCCGCGCAGGAGGAGTTCTCCTTCCTGCCGCTCGTCCACGACATCATCAAATGGTAACGGCGGCCGCGGGCTCGCCGCACAGCGCTAGGCCTTCCCCCGGCCCCATCCCGTCCTCCCCGCAGTGATGCTCCCCTCTGCCCTTTTTCTTCCCGCTGGGGTCTCTGGGAGGGGTGGCAGCGGCCGGCAGAGCCCTGAACGCGGCTCTGTGCTGAGTCGTGCCCGTACCCGGGCGGATTTGGGGTCACCGAGGTGGGCCAGGTCCCTGGCGGAGCTGCGCTTTGCGGAGTTATTGCCCCGTCTTGCTGCTCTGTTTGGTTGATAACGGTCTCAGAAAGTATGGGCAGTCCCAGGGCAGCAGTGAGGTCCATTTCTGGGCGTtgggagaaagaggaaggctTCTGCAGGTTGAGTCATCCTCTTTCCTGTTCAAAATCAGTGCTGTAGGGTTAAAGGTGTTTGTACAAGGGTCCTGACAACCAGAGTGTTTGTGGCCCAGGGTAACCCCGTTGGAAATGTTTGAGTTCCCGGTAGGGGCATAGCCCTGCTGTCAGCTGCCCCGTGACCTGGGCACGCtgcacagtgaggcagagggCACAGGAAGCACAAATTCCCATTCCTTGTTGCGGGCCTGACTGGCCTTTCCCTGCACACTTCTATGGGAGCTGAGGCTGATTTGTTTCCTGCTGGGGTTCCGCTTGTGTCAAGTGTGAGTGCTGAGAGAGGTTCGCCCTTAATAACTGCAACCAGAAGGCCATCGCAAGGAAAAAACAGATACCACACTGACACACCAGTCTAGATACAGGAGAGCTGTGAGAACTCAAACCCACCCTCTGTTTCCCCACTATGCTGCCGCTGTCCCTGTGCTCGACCCTGCCTGATCCATCCAGGTCACAGAGGTGACGCTGAGCCCGCTGCCATCTGCGTGCATGTGCAGAGGCAAAGTGAGCCAGAGCCATGGGCTGAGACCTCCCAGACTCCTGTGTGTCACCAAGCAAGTCGTGGCGACCCACAGTGACAGTCCCCAGGATATCCTGTGCTCTGTCCCACTGAGCCACCCACTCCCACTGCCCCGCTCCCTCCCGCAGGCTGGCACGTGGCATTTCCTGGACGACGTGAGCCAACGTAGgtgcactgagcagcactgcagacGGGTCAGACAGCAGAGCCGAGTGGTGGGATGCATTGCCTCATGTCCCTGACAGATGGCAAATGTATTATCCTTTAACGCCGCCGCTAGGCTCACAGCCCAGCCTTGCTGTTCTGACACTGACTCAGCCCTGAAGACACTTCACATCTCCAAGGTGACTGTGCTCAGGAGCAATGATGTATCGCGTAAATTTGCTTACATTCAAGGACACGTGCTCTTTCCTGTTGTTTGAGTCCTGAGAAAGTTCTCCCAAGCAGGGCTTGCTGATACTTTCACCCTTGTATAATCAAATGGGATTACTTGTGAGGTCCCAGTGCGTGGTTCTTCGGATGGCAGGTTGTGCTGGTGtagccaggagctgctggtgggacACGATGGAGGGGCACCAGTGAAGGAGAGCTGGTGGCCAGCTCGGGAGGGGTCTGAAAAACTCAGTCCTTTAAGGGAGATCTCAAGCACTGTCCACTGACGCAGGCTGTGGCTGGACATTGCGTTTAATCCTGCGTAGTTGCAGGTGGCTGAATCTCTTCCCACTCCTCCTCTCACCTCTGTCTGTCCATGCCCTTGTAGAGGGAGTTGCTTCGATTACTTGATCCAGCAGGAAAACCTCCCATcggaaaaacaaaaacaacaacaaacctgAAATAATTATTCCTTCAAATCAACCAGCCAAACAGGCAACCATCCATTCTCTGGGTGTGGAGAAGAGAACAAGCTGTGGAGAGACCTGGTCGGCCCTTCGACGCCAGCATGCAGCTAGTGTGGATGAAAGGCAGTGCCAGCCCATCCTTCCCAGATGTGCAACGTGTGTGTGcctgtatttttccactgtCAACTTGACCGTAAATGCCTGCATAATGGGGATACATTATAGTACCAGCTGCAGTTTTATTTAGAAGGGAGTAATGAATATTTTGTTCCAGCAGGCTGTTGAAATGAACGGGACCATCTGGTTAAAAGTTTTGCTCTCAGTCGTGTCACGATTCCCCAAAGTTATAATCAAGCACCTCTCTGCCCTGGTCATGCCAAGCGGTTTTATTTTTGGGTCTGGCTATTGAACGGGCTCCCAGATTTCAAAGGCCGTTAGCATCCCGCTCTCGTTATTAGCGGTGCCTTGGAAGCACACTCGCCTTTGCCTGGAATCGTAAAACTTCTCGCTGTTGCTAACAAAGCTGAGCCAGATACTAATGAGGGTTTGAGGGCAGACGCTTCCTCAGACAGCACTGATCCTTgagaagcacagagctggctgcagaagcaATTGTGCTGCTCTTAAAAAATAAGCTGTCGCTTCTCTCTTATTAGGTAGACATCCCCAGAGAGTCGTTCTAAAGCTCCGAAGTACCGTTTTCTCTGCCACTGGACACTCTCTGATACTTTGGGGaacaatttctattttctgctgTCAAGCTGTTTGACTGCATTGATTTTTTGTATTACTTTGGCAACAGGTCACAGGCGGGACTGAGATCTTTTCTCCCAGGTGCCTACACACAACATGTGTGCGTAATCTCACCTGCCACGTATGGGAATTTAAACAGAGTGAGAGTTTGTGGTAATGTTTTAAAGCTGCAGACCAGGTCTTAACCTGTAGGATTGCACCTGAGGTTACTGGTTTGCGTGCTGAAAATGACCAGGAAACCAGTTTGTCCCGGAGGCTGACTGATCCGTGTATCTGTCTCTGGTTATTTTGTTGCAATAGGTGAATTGGGTGTGAATTAGATACCAGGAGCAAAAATTTCCCAGTGCATTCCAGCATAAGCCCTGATTACACTGGGAATGGCAGTTCCCCAGCAGGCTGAAGGGGCCTGTCCGGCAGGAGGTGTGAGTTGTGACTCTGTTTTCTCCCCTCTGCAGCATGGACAAGGATAGCCAGGATGTTCACCAGGTGCTGAACGAGCTCAAGAACAAGTTCCAGGAGATGAGGAAGCTGATCAGCACCATGCCCGGCATCGGCGtgagcccagagcagcagcagcaacagctaCAGAGCCTGCGGGAGCAGGTCCGGACCAAGAACGAACTGCTGCAGAAGTACAAGAGCCTTTGCATGTTCGAAATCCCTAAGGAGTAGGAAGGgaacagctctgctctctggggctGGGATACTTCCTCTCCTGGCTggtgaggagagaaaaaggtgGCAGaggcttatttgtttttttttttttttgtcgtgTTACTGTGAAATTGTGGCTGTGTGGGTCACAGGCACGTGACACTGAACCAGAACCCTTCGTGTGTCCTTCACATGCCATGGTTACCGCGGTGCCTTTGCTTTGATCTGCTGTCGGACTGCGTGCATTTATACATGCGGCAATCTTCCCCTGGggttgttttttactttttttatttttcattcaagcAAGCAGAACGCGTTCTGTTTACTctaaagaaaagactgaagtaCCTGCAGGTTAAgttcaatagaaaaaaaaaggtggcatttcctgcatttttttccttttcacttctgaaatgacAAACATGGAAAGGGAGCATGCAAGGGGAGCACGAGCCGTTTGGCCCGGAAAGCCAGACTGCTGGGAAGGGTCTCTGGGGTGCTTTGCAGCCGGGGTGTTGGAAGAGGGATGgttgctttctgttgcttttgtatttttctctctgtttttgtgttttttgtgtttgagATGAGTCAAGTAAAGGTTTAGAAACTCCAAGCTGCCCCTCTTGTGTATTCACTGAGTGCACGTGGGCTGAGCGGGGCTGGGATGTGGTGGTGCACAGCCTGGGCCCTGCTCCTCTCTCTCAACATCGCTGTGTGGTGACTTGGGAGGGCACAGCAGGGCCTGCCAGGGGAGCGGATTTTGGTGGGCTCTGGATGCGCAGGGCTCCCACATCAGCTCAGTAAGCAACGCACCGGGCATCCTGCtcataaagcagaaaaagggaaagcaggATCGAAACCAAAGGCAAAAATGACAGCGGCTTGTAGTTATTCCCTGAGTGACACAAGTCAGGCTCAACAGGATGGAGCAGTTCTCCGTTTTAAATGCTCCAGGGGCTTCCcacaaacacaaacactgtGCGTCTTGAACATTTGCCAGATGCTCGTGGAAAGCTCTCGAGTGTTGTACTGCGCTCAGACGGGTCCCAGAACTCCTTGTCCTCTGTCCTCGTGCTGGGAGTTGCTGCGGTGTCGGGTGACAACCCGGCGAGCATCTCACCCACTAACAGGTACGTGACAAGCCCTCGGATCTCACGGTTCTGTGAGTTAACGCTGGAAGGTGGCGGGGGTCAGGAGGGGAAGAGGTGAAAAACAGAGCCGTGAAATACAGCACCAGTTGAGAGCCTGCGTCCGAGAGCAGGTAGCGTTCAAACGACGAGAACGGGGTCTGTTTGGGTAGGGTTTGGCTTCCCAAAGCCAAGAGGCAAGTGATGatgctggctgggagctggggtAGTGGCAGCTCACCTGTAGTAGCTGGGGTAGTGGCAGCTCAGGGATCACTCTGTCCCCACTGGAGTGCTTTGCTGGTAATTTCTTTGGGAAGGTGCCCGTGTGTAAACTCTGAGCAAAGCAGAACACCAAGATAAACAAAGCACAATGTGcactttttttattactgaaattaCCTTCCTGCCAACCATTCCCCGTCCCAGCTCAATACATTCTTGTGTTTCATGCCTGGATGGAGGTTCCTCCTTTTGGGCAGTTGCTGTTCCTGAGAAACCAGCCCCTGCGAAGAGCTGGGAGAAGCAAAGTGTTTCCAAAGAAATGTCTGGCGCTTAGCACTGCAACAAGTGAACTCGAAGCCAGGTTTCAGGCCAAACTgaaatggttttgtttgcagTCTCGCTCGCCCACACTTTATGGCTTCAGTAGGATTTTTCCCCATTAATACACATTAAATGTGGGTCTGTTGTGCGGCTTAAGGGTGGAATGGGGTTCTGAGTGTGATCAGAAACAGCAGGCTGCTTGGGAGAGCCAGGGAGAGCTGCTCTTTGTAGAGctttcacttcttcctttcaCTTCCAGCAGTGGTTACTGGCACTTGCTATTACCGAGAGATGAAAAAACATCAAATGCAAAGGTGACCTTTCGAGCAAAGTATTTCCTTTACTCGtgttgcaaaataaaaacaatatccTGGACGGGGCGCAAATGAATCACTCTCTGTTGACATCATTAAAGAGTGTTTATTTAATCGGGGAAAGGCATGAAGCACAATGAGCTCTTTGTCATTAAATGATGTCATTTTCCTCGGTTTTGGCGGCGGATGAGATGCCAATGCCCGGCTCATTGTGGAAGCGCCAGCGCCGCCGACCAGCGCTGCCCAGTGGGGTGAGGAAAGAGCTCTGGCTCGGCGAGCTGCTGGAGTCACAGCGTGCGTGGCCCCGCGCTGCCCTCGGCTTTCTGAGACAGAAACCTTTGCACTGGGAGTCAGAGAAAGTGAGGTAAGAAAGGCATCGAGCGGAGAGCTgatccagccctgcagctgggatC comes from Numida meleagris isolate 19003 breed g44 Domestic line chromosome 13, NumMel1.0, whole genome shotgun sequence and encodes:
- the MED9 gene encoding mediator of RNA polymerase II transcription subunit 9, whose protein sequence is MASGVSAARAAEEQPPPEPPADQKPPPVPPAPAQEEFSFLPLVHDIIKCMDKDSQDVHQVLNELKNKFQEMRKLISTMPGIGVSPEQQQQQLQSLREQVRTKNELLQKYKSLCMFEIPKE